A section of the Paenibacillus odorifer genome encodes:
- a CDS encoding ClpP family protease, with protein sequence MNYIEGSNGAKNEEVIPGETNPNPNENMPPTAMGAIKELGQTVIPSGEPDIFCLTIIGQIEGHIVMPPQNKTTKYEHIIPQLVAAEQNKNIKGLLIILNTVGGDVEAGLAIAEMIASLSKPTVTVVIGGGHSIGVPIAVSSTYSIIAESATMTIHPIRMNGLVIGVPQTFEYMEKMQERVVKFVTSHSRISEEQFRDLMFKTGELNRDIGTAVGGLDAVKYGLMDEVGGIGAALAHLNRMIGGDFSASTPGGITQ encoded by the coding sequence ATGAACTACATCGAAGGATCAAATGGAGCAAAAAATGAGGAAGTTATCCCAGGAGAAACTAATCCGAATCCTAATGAAAATATGCCGCCCACTGCAATGGGAGCGATTAAGGAGCTTGGACAAACGGTAATCCCAAGTGGAGAGCCTGATATTTTTTGCTTAACGATTATTGGTCAGATTGAAGGACATATTGTAATGCCTCCACAGAACAAAACAACAAAGTATGAGCATATCATTCCACAGCTGGTGGCTGCTGAGCAGAATAAAAACATCAAAGGTCTGCTTATCATTTTAAATACGGTAGGTGGAGATGTAGAAGCGGGATTAGCAATTGCGGAAATGATTGCATCCCTCTCCAAGCCAACGGTAACCGTGGTCATTGGAGGCGGGCATAGTATCGGGGTGCCGATTGCAGTTTCCTCCACTTATTCGATCATTGCCGAAAGTGCAACGATGACGATTCATCCGATTCGTATGAATGGTTTAGTGATCGGAGTGCCGCAAACGTTCGAGTATATGGAGAAAATGCAGGAACGTGTCGTTAAATTTGTGACTTCCCATTCGCGTATTTCTGAAGAACAGTTCCGTGATCTCATGTTTAAGACAGGTGAGCTCAATCGTGATATCGGGACGGCTGTGGGGGGCTTGGATGCCGTTAAATATGGCCTTATGGATGAGGTCGGCGGGATCGGAGCGGCTCTAGCGCATCTCAACCGAATGATTGGCGGGGATTTCTCTGCATCGACTCCAGGAGGGATTACGCAATGA
- a CDS encoding ribonuclease J, which translates to MSKKNNNDKLTIFALGGVGEIGKNMYVIQYGADIVVVDSGLKFPEEDMLGIDIVIPDISYLTENRDKVRGIVLTHGHEDHIGGLPYVLKNLNVPVYGTRLTLGLVENKLKEANLLGDTKRILINEDSEIQLGNSLKVTFFRTNHSIPDSVGVCIETPEGNVVHTGDFKFDHTPVNGQFANLHRMAEIGQKGVLALLSDSTNAEKPGFTPSEKNVGIVLEDIFRKAEQRVVVATFASNVHRIQQVVNAAESTGRKITVIGRSMVNVVSIASELGYLNVPDGMLIEPEEMNRMAANRVVVLCTGSQGEPMSALTRMARSSHRKVDILPGDTVIIAATPVPGNEKYVGRTIDELFRLGADVIYSGSNSGVHVSGHGSQEELKLMLNLMKPKFFIPIHGEFRMQRKHALLAESVGVDPQNIFITEIGEIVEIQGGAARKAGKVTAGNVLIDGLGVGDVGNIVLRDRKLLSQDGILVVVVTLSKQNGAIVSGPDIISRGFVYVRESEGLLDEANRIVSSTLQRLMSEKVNEWASLKTSVKDSLGRFLYEQTRRRPMILPIIMEV; encoded by the coding sequence TTGTCCAAAAAAAACAACAACGATAAATTGACGATTTTCGCATTGGGCGGAGTCGGAGAAATCGGGAAAAACATGTATGTTATTCAATACGGAGCTGACATTGTAGTCGTGGATTCGGGACTCAAGTTTCCGGAAGAGGATATGCTCGGTATTGACATCGTAATTCCTGATATCTCGTATTTGACAGAGAACCGTGACAAGGTAAGAGGTATTGTGCTTACTCACGGACACGAGGATCACATCGGTGGTCTGCCTTATGTCCTGAAGAATTTGAATGTTCCAGTCTATGGAACAAGATTAACTTTAGGCCTTGTAGAGAACAAATTGAAGGAAGCGAACCTGCTGGGTGACACCAAACGGATTCTGATCAACGAAGATTCAGAAATTCAATTGGGGAACTCACTTAAGGTAACTTTCTTTAGAACCAATCACAGCATTCCTGATTCCGTGGGTGTATGCATTGAGACTCCGGAAGGAAATGTTGTTCATACGGGCGATTTCAAATTTGACCACACCCCAGTCAACGGTCAATTTGCAAATCTGCATCGGATGGCAGAGATTGGCCAAAAGGGCGTGCTTGCTCTTTTGTCGGATAGTACGAATGCTGAGAAACCAGGCTTTACCCCTTCTGAGAAGAATGTCGGTATTGTGCTGGAAGATATTTTCCGCAAAGCTGAGCAACGTGTCGTTGTAGCAACTTTTGCTTCCAATGTGCACCGTATTCAGCAAGTGGTTAATGCAGCAGAATCCACGGGTCGTAAGATTACAGTAATTGGCCGTAGTATGGTTAACGTTGTATCCATCGCTTCTGAGCTTGGGTATCTGAACGTACCTGACGGTATGCTGATCGAACCAGAAGAAATGAATAGAATGGCAGCTAATCGTGTCGTTGTTCTTTGCACAGGCAGCCAAGGCGAGCCAATGTCTGCATTGACACGTATGGCGCGTTCCAGTCATCGTAAAGTAGATATCCTGCCAGGTGATACCGTTATTATTGCGGCAACACCTGTACCAGGTAATGAGAAATATGTAGGCCGTACCATCGATGAATTGTTCCGTCTTGGCGCTGATGTGATTTACAGCGGTTCCAACTCCGGCGTTCACGTATCCGGTCACGGTAGCCAAGAAGAACTTAAGCTTATGCTCAACCTCATGAAGCCGAAATTCTTCATTCCGATCCACGGTGAATTCCGCATGCAACGCAAACATGCTTTGCTGGCAGAATCCGTTGGCGTAGATCCACAGAACATTTTCATCACTGAAATCGGTGAAATTGTTGAGATCCAAGGCGGTGCCGCTCGTAAAGCTGGTAAAGTAACGGCTGGTAACGTATTGATTGACGGACTAGGTGTAGGCGATGTGGGTAACATTGTATTGCGTGACCGTAAGCTGCTGTCTCAAGACGGTATCTTGGTTGTCGTGGTTACACTTAGCAAACAGAATGGTGCCATTGTTTCTGGACCTGACATCATTTCACGTGGTTTCGTTTATGTTCGGGAGTCCGAAGGACTGCTCGACGAAGCTAACCGAATTGTATCCAGTACATTGCAACGCCTGATGAGTGAAAAAGTAAATGAGTGGGCTTCCCTTAAAACAAGCGTAAAAGATTCGCTGGGCCGTTTCTTATATGAACAAACGCGCCGCAGACCGATGATTTTGCCAATTATCATGGAAGTGTAA
- the dapA gene encoding 4-hydroxy-tetrahydrodipicolinate synthase — translation MDFGRLITAMVTPFDGDGEINWDVTSQLVDYLIEVQKSEALVVCGTTGESPTLSDEEKLQLFSFVLEKANGRCKVIAGTGSNNTKHSIHLTKEAEKIGVDGVLLVVPYYNKPNQEGLYQHFSTIASETSLPVILYNVPGRTGVSMSVATTLRLAEIPNIIATKECASVDQVTLIASACSDDFRVYTGDDASGLASLAVGGYGIISVSSHVVGAQMSEMIYAYTSGNVQLAGEIHRQLFPIFKGMFECPQPLPNPSAVKYALGLKGIPVGGVRLPLISPTEAEAAFIEGLFH, via the coding sequence GTGGATTTCGGAAGATTAATAACAGCCATGGTAACCCCTTTTGATGGGGATGGAGAAATCAACTGGGATGTAACTTCACAGCTTGTCGATTATTTAATTGAGGTACAGAAATCAGAGGCTTTGGTTGTCTGCGGAACGACAGGGGAATCGCCTACGTTAAGCGATGAGGAAAAGCTGCAGCTGTTTTCTTTTGTGCTGGAAAAGGCGAATGGACGTTGTAAAGTTATTGCTGGAACTGGCAGCAATAACACGAAACATTCCATTCATCTGACGAAGGAAGCAGAGAAAATAGGTGTAGATGGAGTGCTTTTGGTCGTTCCTTATTATAATAAACCGAATCAGGAAGGTCTTTATCAGCATTTTTCCACGATTGCTTCAGAGACTTCATTACCAGTGATTCTATATAATGTTCCAGGTCGAACAGGTGTAAGTATGAGCGTGGCCACTACCCTGCGACTTGCTGAGATTCCGAACATCATTGCTACGAAAGAATGCGCGTCTGTGGATCAGGTAACACTTATTGCCTCTGCTTGTTCAGATGATTTCCGTGTATATACAGGTGATGATGCCTCGGGTCTTGCCAGTCTGGCTGTTGGTGGATACGGAATTATAAGTGTATCTAGCCATGTGGTTGGTGCGCAGATGTCAGAAATGATTTACGCTTATACCTCCGGCAATGTTCAGCTTGCTGGAGAGATTCATCGCCAGCTGTTCCCGATTTTTAAAGGAATGTTTGAATGCCCACAACCGCTGCCCAATCCATCAGCAGTAAAATATGCTTTAGGACTCAAGGGGATCCCTGTGGGCGGAGTCAGATTGCCACTTATTTCGCCAACGGAAGCGGAAGCGGCTTTTATTGAAGGACTATTTCACTAA
- the dapG gene encoding aspartate kinase yields the protein MGILVQKFGGTSLSTPQAREHVIRNVKRELASGYSLVIVVSAMGRRGEPYATDTLLDWAVQNGDALPDREKDLLMCCGEIISATTLCGLLENEGIASTVLTGAQAGFLTDSNYGNARILDVRPERILRELREDKVVIVTGFQGQTEAGDLTTLGRGGSDTSATALGAALHADMVDIYTDVNGILTADPRIVEDAKPLTYVSYTEICNMAHQGAKVIHPRAVEIAMQAQIPVRVRSTFSEAEGTLVTNPEGFNDIQAGGIVDRFVTGIAYVSNVTQISVECPDGNGTGVQLQIFKSMADNGISVDFINVTPTEALYTVFDDKSEKAISALQQLGLRPKSLSGCAKVSVIGGGINGVPGIMARIVEALSSQNIQILQSADSNTTIWVLVKKEDMVQSLRSLHAMFELHR from the coding sequence ATGGGTATTCTGGTACAAAAATTCGGAGGAACATCGCTATCCACACCGCAAGCTAGAGAACACGTAATCCGCAATGTCAAAAGAGAGCTGGCAAGTGGCTACAGTCTTGTTATTGTTGTATCGGCCATGGGCCGTCGCGGAGAGCCTTACGCAACAGACACTTTGCTGGATTGGGCCGTGCAGAACGGAGATGCACTTCCTGACCGGGAAAAAGATCTCCTGATGTGCTGCGGTGAAATTATTTCAGCTACTACTCTATGTGGGCTGTTGGAGAATGAAGGTATCGCTTCTACAGTATTAACGGGAGCTCAGGCAGGATTTCTGACAGACAGCAACTATGGCAATGCCAGAATTCTGGATGTACGTCCGGAACGCATTCTCCGTGAGCTGCGTGAGGATAAAGTGGTTATTGTTACCGGGTTCCAGGGCCAGACTGAAGCGGGTGATTTAACAACTTTAGGCCGTGGCGGTAGTGATACCTCTGCTACAGCACTTGGTGCTGCTCTTCATGCTGATATGGTGGATATTTATACGGATGTTAACGGGATACTTACAGCTGATCCACGGATCGTTGAAGATGCTAAGCCATTAACTTACGTTAGTTATACAGAAATTTGCAATATGGCTCATCAGGGAGCAAAAGTCATTCATCCACGTGCGGTTGAGATTGCTATGCAGGCACAGATTCCAGTTCGTGTTCGTTCAACCTTTTCAGAAGCTGAAGGTACGCTGGTTACGAATCCAGAAGGATTTAACGATATCCAAGCAGGGGGTATTGTGGATCGATTCGTTACAGGGATTGCTTATGTCAGCAATGTTACACAGATTTCTGTGGAATGCCCGGACGGTAACGGAACCGGAGTGCAATTGCAAATCTTTAAGAGTATGGCAGATAACGGGATAAGCGTTGATTTTATTAATGTAACACCTACGGAAGCTCTTTATACGGTTTTTGATGACAAATCAGAGAAGGCTATTTCTGCTCTGCAACAGCTGGGTTTGCGACCTAAGAGTTTATCGGGTTGTGCCAAAGTTTCTGTTATCGGGGGAGGAATTAACGGTGTGCCTGGTATTATGGCGCGCATCGTTGAGGCGCTTAGCTCGCAAAACATTCAAATTCTACAATCCGCAGATTCGAATACAACGATATGGGTGCTTGTGAAAAAAGAAGATATGGTGCAGTCCTTGCGTTCGCTGCATGCTATGTTTGAATTGCACCGCTGA
- a CDS encoding dipicolinate synthase subunit B produces the protein MDWHGKTVGYAITGSHCTFAEVMPQIQRFVDGGANVVPIVSASVLGTDTRFGTSQNWLKQLKDITGNDIISTIVEAEPLGPSKLLDVLTIAPCTGNTTSKLANAMTDSPVLMAAKSQMRNGRPLVLAISTNDGLGLNAANIAKLLVAKHIYFVPFGQDNPEGKPNSLVARMDLIPEACYAALQGKQLQPMIIERFHSA, from the coding sequence ATGGATTGGCACGGAAAAACAGTAGGGTATGCGATCACTGGATCTCATTGCACTTTTGCTGAGGTAATGCCACAAATTCAGCGCTTCGTAGACGGGGGAGCAAACGTAGTACCTATAGTTTCAGCATCTGTACTAGGAACAGACACCCGCTTTGGGACATCGCAAAATTGGTTAAAACAGTTGAAAGATATAACAGGGAATGATATCATTTCTACAATTGTTGAAGCGGAGCCGCTGGGTCCTTCCAAGCTGCTGGATGTGCTGACAATAGCACCTTGCACAGGAAATACAACGAGTAAACTGGCTAATGCCATGACGGATAGTCCCGTGCTAATGGCAGCTAAATCGCAGATGCGCAACGGACGTCCACTAGTTCTAGCGATATCTACAAATGATGGATTGGGCCTAAATGCCGCAAATATTGCTAAGCTTCTGGTGGCTAAACATATTTATTTTGTACCATTCGGTCAAGATAACCCTGAGGGTAAACCTAACTCGCTCGTGGCACGCATGGATCTTATCCCGGAAGCTTGCTATGCCGCTTTGCAAGGTAAACAACTACAGCCGATGATCATCGAACGGTTTCATTCAGCATAG
- the dpsA gene encoding dipicolinate synthase subunit DpsA, with amino-acid sequence MLTGVRIVFLGGDARQLEVIRKCVELDATVSAAGFDKWETPSPGVSLEQLTVELLSNADVLVLPTVGCDDEGNISALFSSERLTILEEHFTALPSDCLVYTGMAKSYLRGMCTKHSLKLIELLNRDDVAIYNSIPTAEGALVMAIQNTDFTIHSSKSMVLGLGRTGFTMARSLQGLGASVKVGVRKQEHYARAEEMGWKPFMTSELLLHVPDVDLIFNTIPSMIITAQVLSRLAPHCVIIDLASAPGGCDFRYAEKRGIKAMLAPGLPGIVAPKSAGIIMANALVQSISDEALIKGDE; translated from the coding sequence ATGCTTACTGGCGTCAGGATCGTGTTCCTGGGCGGGGACGCGAGACAGCTTGAAGTGATTCGGAAATGTGTGGAATTGGATGCGACGGTAAGCGCTGCCGGGTTCGATAAGTGGGAGACCCCTAGCCCAGGGGTGAGCCTGGAACAATTGACGGTAGAGCTGCTAAGTAATGCAGATGTATTAGTGTTGCCTACGGTAGGCTGTGATGATGAAGGAAATATTAGTGCTCTATTTTCTTCTGAGCGTTTAACGATTCTGGAGGAGCATTTCACTGCGCTGCCATCCGATTGTTTAGTGTATACCGGTATGGCTAAAAGTTACTTGCGCGGGATGTGTACCAAGCACTCACTAAAGTTAATCGAACTGCTTAATCGTGATGATGTGGCTATTTACAACTCTATCCCGACAGCGGAGGGAGCGCTGGTAATGGCCATTCAGAACACGGATTTTACGATTCACAGCTCGAAATCAATGGTGCTTGGTTTAGGTAGAACTGGATTTACAATGGCTCGAAGTCTACAGGGACTGGGGGCTAGTGTAAAGGTTGGTGTCAGAAAACAAGAACATTATGCACGTGCTGAGGAAATGGGCTGGAAGCCTTTTATGACCAGTGAGCTGCTGCTTCACGTACCGGATGTGGATCTTATATTTAATACGATACCAAGTATGATCATCACCGCTCAGGTGCTCTCGCGGCTTGCGCCGCATTGCGTAATTATTGATCTGGCATCTGCACCAGGCGGTTGTGACTTTCGTTATGCTGAAAAACGTGGGATTAAGGCGATGCTGGCTCCAGGACTCCCTGGCATTGTAGCTCCAAAAAGCGCTGGGATTATTATGGCAAATGCGCTGGTACAGTCGATTTCGGACGAGGCTTTAATCAAGGGGGACGAATAA
- the dut gene encoding dUTP diphosphatase yields MSYYVQINKLTGNEDVNLPCKMSEQASGYDLYAAVAGEIVLAPGERALIPTGISLAMPEGLEAQIRPRSGLALKHGITCLNTPGTIDADYRGEIKVLLINLGQEPFAIARNERIAQMVFQAVPVVNLVEVEELSETQRGAGGFGHTGK; encoded by the coding sequence TTGTCTTATTACGTACAAATCAATAAACTTACTGGAAACGAGGATGTAAATCTTCCTTGTAAAATGTCGGAGCAAGCTTCCGGTTATGATCTTTATGCTGCAGTTGCGGGTGAAATTGTACTTGCACCAGGAGAGCGTGCTTTAATTCCAACAGGGATTTCACTGGCTATGCCAGAGGGGCTTGAAGCGCAGATCCGTCCGCGTAGTGGACTGGCCTTGAAGCACGGGATTACCTGCTTAAATACACCTGGAACTATAGACGCTGATTACCGCGGAGAGATCAAAGTACTCTTGATCAATCTGGGGCAGGAGCCGTTTGCTATCGCTCGCAATGAGCGGATTGCCCAAATGGTATTTCAAGCTGTTCCAGTGGTTAATTTGGTGGAAGTGGAAGAGTTGTCCGAAACACAACGCGGAGCCGGAGGCTTTGGTCATACTGGCAAATAA
- a CDS encoding M16 family metallopeptidase: MEKIVLSNGLRVVMEKIPTGRSVSFGIWVKTGSRNEHPGNNGISHFVEHMLFKGTDRYSAKDIAEQFDAIGGNVNAFTSKEYTCYYAKVLDEHLPIAVDVLADMFFRSRMDAEELEKEKNVILEEISMCEDTPDDLVHDLMCAAAYKDHPLAYSILGLKERLMEMKPDDLRAYMKEQYTIENTVISVAGNISDGLIELLEQHFGSFDNHGTSAPLTPPDYYGELLFHRKKTEQNHICLSLPGVRSGDPLQYAMVLINNAVGGGMSSRMFQEIREKRGLAYSVYSYHSSQADSGLFTVYAGTAPKQTKDVMELIKEMMYELATNGLSEDELRKGKEQLKGSLILSLESTSSRMNRIGKNELMLGRHNTLDDMIAKIQLVTMDNINSVLDHMFAEPLSLAMVGSSDKAIANVRRDDLVLLRTNQ, translated from the coding sequence GTGGAAAAAATAGTGTTATCCAATGGTTTACGAGTGGTAATGGAGAAAATCCCGACTGGCCGGTCCGTTTCTTTCGGAATCTGGGTAAAGACAGGCTCTCGGAATGAACACCCTGGAAACAACGGGATATCCCATTTTGTAGAACATATGCTTTTTAAAGGTACGGATCGGTACAGCGCCAAGGATATTGCTGAGCAGTTTGACGCCATCGGGGGCAATGTAAATGCGTTTACCTCAAAGGAATATACATGTTATTATGCTAAAGTACTGGATGAGCATCTGCCCATCGCTGTAGATGTATTAGCGGATATGTTCTTCCGTTCACGGATGGACGCTGAAGAGCTGGAGAAAGAAAAGAATGTCATCCTTGAGGAAATCTCCATGTGCGAAGACACGCCGGATGATCTTGTACATGATTTAATGTGTGCTGCTGCCTACAAGGACCATCCGCTAGCGTATTCCATCCTTGGCTTGAAGGAACGGCTGATGGAGATGAAGCCGGATGATCTTCGGGCGTACATGAAGGAACAATACACGATTGAGAATACGGTTATAAGTGTAGCCGGCAACATTAGTGATGGATTGATCGAACTGCTGGAACAGCATTTTGGTTCTTTTGATAATCATGGTACAAGTGCGCCGCTGACTCCACCAGATTACTATGGAGAACTCTTATTTCACCGCAAGAAAACAGAGCAGAATCACATCTGTCTTTCCTTGCCTGGCGTACGTTCTGGCGATCCCTTGCAATATGCTATGGTGCTGATCAATAATGCCGTAGGCGGAGGGATGAGCTCCCGTATGTTCCAGGAAATTCGTGAAAAACGCGGATTAGCTTATTCGGTGTATTCCTATCACAGCTCCCAGGCAGATTCTGGTCTGTTTACGGTCTATGCTGGTACAGCGCCCAAGCAAACAAAAGATGTCATGGAGTTAATCAAGGAAATGATGTACGAACTTGCTACTAACGGCCTCAGTGAAGATGAGCTGAGAAAAGGCAAGGAGCAGCTTAAAGGCAGTCTCATTCTTAGTCTCGAAAGCACTAGCAGCCGAATGAACCGTATCGGAAAAAATGAACTTATGCTCGGAAGACATAATACATTGGACGATATGATCGCCAAAATTCAGCTAGTGACGATGGACAATATCAACAGTGTGCTGGACCATATGTTCGCGGAGCCGCTTTCTTTAGCGATGGTAGGCTCATCAGATAAAGCTATTGCAAATGTTAGGAGAGATGATCTTGTCTTATTACGTACAAATCAATAA
- a CDS encoding polysaccharide deacetylase family protein has translation MKTEKVALVVACIAIVIGIGSTQGPVKDMLAQLKPQDDLAVWKDISKPENNDLRTRIETAAAKLNAPPVNAVVDRVWKAIPGYNGLEIDVESTYRNALLAPKEPIKFVYRQIEPQISLNQLGAEPIYRGNPAKPMVSLMINVAWGNEYIVPMLDVLDEENVKVTFFLDGSWLSKNPELAKEMLKRGHEMENHAYTHPNMSTLSRARATVEIEKTQKLLKESLGVTNKWFAPPSGDFDQETVEIASSLGLKTVLWTVDTVDWRNPSPESVVAKITSKAEPGTLVLMHPTASSSKALRAMIRGIKAKGLQLGTVTQTLSAERLIPSNVE, from the coding sequence ATGAAGACGGAAAAAGTGGCTTTAGTGGTTGCTTGTATTGCGATCGTGATAGGAATTGGCAGCACTCAGGGACCGGTAAAGGACATGCTTGCGCAATTGAAGCCGCAGGATGACCTAGCTGTGTGGAAGGATATTTCTAAGCCGGAGAACAATGATCTTCGGACACGGATTGAGACCGCCGCAGCCAAACTTAATGCCCCTCCAGTGAATGCCGTGGTTGATCGGGTATGGAAGGCGATTCCGGGTTATAACGGACTTGAGATTGATGTAGAGAGTACATATCGGAATGCTCTTTTGGCGCCAAAAGAACCTATAAAATTTGTGTATCGGCAGATTGAACCACAGATATCACTGAATCAACTGGGAGCTGAACCCATATATCGTGGGAATCCGGCCAAACCGATGGTATCGTTGATGATTAATGTGGCGTGGGGAAATGAGTACATTGTGCCAATGTTGGATGTTTTGGATGAAGAGAACGTTAAAGTTACGTTTTTTCTGGATGGGAGCTGGCTGAGTAAAAATCCGGAGCTGGCTAAAGAAATGCTAAAACGTGGTCATGAGATGGAGAATCATGCTTATACCCACCCTAATATGAGTACTTTAAGTCGTGCGCGAGCTACTGTAGAAATTGAGAAGACACAAAAGCTGTTAAAGGAATCGCTTGGAGTCACTAATAAATGGTTCGCACCCCCTTCTGGTGATTTCGATCAGGAGACAGTAGAAATTGCCAGCAGTTTAGGGCTCAAGACCGTACTATGGACCGTGGATACCGTGGATTGGCGTAATCCTTCTCCTGAATCTGTAGTTGCCAAAATCACAAGCAAAGCGGAACCAGGCACTCTAGTCTTAATGCATCCCACAGCCTCATCCTCCAAAGCTCTGAGGGCCATGATACGTGGAATCAAAGCAAAAGGGTTGCAGTTAGGCACAGTTACTCAAACGCTCTCAGCAGAGCGGCTGATCCCCTCTAATGTTGAGTGA